A window of Limosilactobacillus sp. WILCCON 0051 genomic DNA:
GTGCTTGTGGCTTTTTTACATTTAATGTTTTTGACGACGCTGTACTGCTTTAACGATTTCAACGATCAGTACCATCAAGACGCCAGCTCCAATCACAATGCCCCACTGAGCCGCATTCAGCTCGGTAGTATGAAAGACTGGATTCAGTGATGGGATGAAGATCGTGCCCGCCAAAAGAATTGCCGAACTTAAAACTGCCCAGTTAAAGTAGCGATTCTTAAATTCGTCAGCTTTAAAGATCGTTCCCTGCAGCGATTTGCAGTTGCAGGCATGCAGCAGCTGAATCAGGCCTAGGGTAATGTAGGCCATGGTCAATGCATCGGCATGAATCAGCGCGGATCCTTGATGAACCGGGTAGAGAATACCCAAAGCGTAAACGCCCAGCGTCAAGAGCCCTTCCAGGATGCCTTGGTAGATGATGTTGAAACCGACGCCATGGGCCAAAAAGCTGCCTTGATTACCCCGTGGCCGATGTTTCATAACATCACCTTCAGCTGGCTCGACTCCTAGTGCAATCGCTGGAAAGGTATCAGTAACCAGGTTGATCCACAAAATCTGAACCGGTGCTAAAATTGACCAGTTCATCATCGTCATGATTAAAAGCGTCAAGACTTCGCCAAGGTTGGCCGAAAGCAGGTATTGAATGGCTTTTTGAATATTGGCAAAAACCTTGCGTCCTTCTTTGACCGCGGCAATAATCGTAGCGAAGTTGTCATCAGCCAAGACCACATCAGCTGCGTTCTTAGAAACCTCAGTCCCGGTAATACCCATCCCAACGCCAATGTCAGCCGTCTTAAGCGCTGGTGCGTCATTAACCCCGTCACCAGTCATGGCAACGACTTTATCATGTGCCTGCCAAGCCTTGACGATCCGGACTTTATGTTCAGGGGCAACCCGTGCGTAAACCGAGTATTGGGCGACTTGATCCTTCAACTCCTGATCACTGAGTTCATTCAACTCTTGACCGGTAATCGCGCCGTTTTCATCACCTGGCTCGATGATTCCCAATCGTTCAGCAATCGCCCGTGCCGTTGTTTTATGATCACCAGTAATCATCAGTGGACGAATACCGGCTTCCTTAGCTTCTTGAATTGCCGCTTTGACTTCAGGGCGTGGCGGATCAATCATCCCTGACAGTCCAATAAAGATCAGCGACTGCTCAACTGCAGCCGGGTCGTCACTTTGACTCTCAGCATCTGTCAGCGGCCGATATGCATAGCCAAGCACTCGCAATGCCTGTTTGGCTAATTGGTGATTGATTTTAAGAATCTGCTCACGATCAGCGGCCGTCATCTCACGTACCTGCTCACCGTCAAGGATGCGATCGGCACGCGTTAGCAGTTCGTCAACCGCCCCTTTCAGATACAAGGTCGGCAGCTTGTCATTGACGGCGACCGACATCAGCTTACGTTCTGAATCAAATGGCCATGAGTTAAGCCGGGGATAACGATTCCTAAATTCGTCAATATCCAGTCCTTTATCAATATAAAACTGCCACAGCGCCGTTTCGGTCGGATCGCCCAACAGTTCTTTTTGACTGCCCCGCTCAGCATCATTAGCCAGGATCATCGCCTTGGTCAATGGTGAATCAGCATCAATCTTAAAATCATTCGCGGCCGTAACCTGACCATTCAGCATCAGCTGTTCGATCGTCATCTGATTTTTAGTCAGCGTCCCCGTTTTATCAGACGCAATAATTTCAGTGGCCCCTAGTGTTTCAACGGCCTGCAGCTTACGAATCAGAGCGTGGCGCTTAGCCATGGCTTGGGTTCCTAAAGCCAGCGTAATCGTAACAATTGCCGGCAGCCCTTCCGGAATTGCGGCAACCGCCAGTGAGATGGCAGTCAGCAGCATATCCAGTGGCGTTTCGCGCTTGGTCAGCATTCCCAGTGCAAAAATAATGACGGCGATTGCCAACACCAGAACACTGAGAATCTTACTGAGATGAGTAATATTGCGCTGCAGCGGCGTGACGGTCTGTTCGGCACTGTTCAGCATCTGAGCAATCTTGCCAACCTCGGTATCCTTGCCAGTCGCGACTACTACTGCCTCTGCCGTACCAGCCGTCATACTGGTATTCATAAAGCCCATGTTATGCTGATCGCCTAAGGCAGCCGATTCAGCATCGATTACAGCTTCATCCTTGGTTACGGCAACCGATTCACCAGTCAGAGCTGCTTCCTCGACTTTAACGTTTTGCGTCTTTAAAAAGCGCACATCAGCTGGAATAACGTCTCCAGCCTCTAAAAGAATCACGTCGCCAACTACCAGTTCCTTGCTGGAAAGCTGAGCAATCTGACCATCTCTTCTGACGCGCGTGGTTGGCGTACTCATTTTTTGCAGCGCATCAATTGCATTCTCGGCCTTGGTCTCTTGAAAGACGCCAAATGCGGCATTTAAAATCACGACCAGCAAAATGATGATGGCATCTGACAATTCACCAGCAAATGCCGCTACCACTGCTGCTGCCATTAGAATCAAAATCATCAGGTCTTTAAACTGGGCAATGATTCTTTGCCAAAGCGTGATCTTTTTTCCTTGGGGCAGCTCATTAGGACCATTTTTCTGCAACCGTTCCATGGCTTCGGTCGTCAGCAGTCCTTGTGGCGTTGCGTGAAGTCGTTCTAAAACCTGCAAGGTGGTTTGACGATAAAATTGTTCTTTCATAGACGTTAAACCCCTCTCCGTATTTAATAATCCCTTTCTACAACAACTATTACAACATAAGCATAACATTGATACTGCAGAGATGATAGGGATTACAGGCAGGATTCTGCTAAAATCATTCAACGACAAGTTATAAGATAGGTTGTCAAAGTCTGATCAGCCAATTACAATGATTCAGAAAGTCAAATTATGAATCAATTATAAAGAAACGAGGCGCTTGCCGTGACCAAACCTAAAATTGCGTTTATCTGTACGCATAACTCTTGCCGCAGTCAGATTGCCGAGGCATTGGGCAAAAAGCTCGCTGGTGATGTTTTTGAAAGCTATTCGGCGGGGACCGCGATCAAAAATCAGATCAATCCTGATGCCGTTCGCTTAATAAAAAAAATCTATGGCATTGATATGGAAGCATCAGGACAATATAACAAGACGCTTGATGCATTGCCGCCAGTTGACGGTATCGTTACCATGGGCTGCGGCGTGAAATGTCCCTATCTGCCGGCTAAATGGCGGGTTGATTGGGGGCTAAACGATCCAACCGGCCAAGCCGATGATGAGTTTATTAAAGTTATCAAGCAGATTGAAAAAAATATTTTGGCGCTCAAGGATCAGATCAAGCAATCGCTGCGTTAATTTTTTCAGCAAAATAAATCATTCAATCGTCCCATCCAGGCATTTGTTTATGCTTAGATGGGACTTTTTTGAATGTTACCCAGTATTTTTACTGATTCAAAATCAATAGTCGCAAGCGCTGCCATTAACAACTTTTAGCTGGTCATCGGCACGGGACGCTTAATTATCAGCGTTAATGACTTAAGACTATTAACTTATGCCTTTTAATGCGTTAAGCTATGCCCAATCTTAAAAATCAATTTGAAAGCGAGGTTTTTTACATGCAAGCAACGATTCAAACAACGGTGAAACGAAGCGAACGCAAAATTGCCAGCAACATTTTAAAGGGTTCTTTGGGCAACATGATTGAATGGTTTGACTGGTATGTCTATGCCTCGTTTGCCATTTATTTTTCCGGCGCCTTTTTCCCGGCTCATAATCAAACAGCCGAGCTTTTGGCTACTGCAGGCGTCTTTGCCATTGGCTTTTTCATGCGGCCGCTGGGATCATTCGTGATGGGCCGTTTTGCTGATCGAAAAGGTCGTCGCGCCGCATTGACGCTTTCGGTTTCGATCATGGCAGCCGGCTCATTGATTATTGCGTTGGTCCCAACCTATGCGCAGATCGGTATCTGGTCACCGATCATCTTGATTGCAACTCGACTGGTACAAGGCCTTTCATTAGGTGGCGAATATGGAACCTCGGCAACCTACATGTCAGAAATGGCATCCCCAAATCGGCGCGGTTTTTACTCATCCTTCCAATATGTCACGCTGATTGGCGGTCAATTAAGTGCACTGCTGGTACAGATTATTCTGCAGGCCATCTATACCAGCCAACAACTATATGCCTTTGGCTGGCGGATTCCATTTGCCATTGGCGCGGCTGGTGCGATGGTCGTATTATGGCTGCGGCTTTCAATGGAAGAATCCGATCAGTTCAAGAACAGCAACCGCAACAATCGCCAAGCTGGGACACTGCGTCTTTTAGCCCACTATCCAAAACAGGTCCTGACGGTTGTCGGGATGACGCTTGGCGGCACGATCAGCTTCTATACCTACACTACGTATCTGCAGCAGTTTATGATCAACACGACCGGTCTTTCTAAAAAAACGGCAGCCATGATCAACTTTGTGGCGTTGCTGGTGATGGTTGTGCTGCAGCCGCTATTTGGGCATCTGTCGGATCGAATCGGCCGTAAGCCACTGCTGATTTTCTTTGGGATTGGCGGTACGCTGTGCACGGTTCCACTATTCACGCTGATGGCTGGCGCATCAACTGCTTTGGAAGCACTACTATTAATGATTGTAGGCATTGTTATCGTTTCCGGCTACACTTCAATCAATGCCATTGTTAAGGCTGAGCTTTTCCCATCTGAAATTCGGGCATTGGGCGTAGGGATGCCTTATGGTCTGACCGTGGCCCTGTTTGGCGGTACCGTAAACTACATTGCTTTATGGCTGCGTTCGATTCACCTCGAATCTGCCTTCTTCTGGTATGTATCCGGTGCAGTATTTATTTCGCTGCTGGTCTACGCGTTCGTACTTAAGCCAGGATCCTTGATTGATGAGGAAATGACTGAATCCACGACTACTGACTAAACGATTGCTTTTGATAAGCATAGGTAAGCAGGCGGTCATTTCAAGATTGAGATTGCCAGGTTTCTGGCTGACCATAATTAAAAGAGATCAACGAAGTAATTGATCTCTTTTTTATTTTGCCCAGTTCAGCTATTCTTTTTCCGGTTTAAACGACAGCTTGATCTTGCCATTAAGAGTATTGCTAAGCTTTTGCAGATCAACCAGGCTGACGGTTTGCGCCTTGGCTTCCTCCAATGCATTAAGCTCGGCTAACGGAACGCCAGCCGCATGACTAAGGGTTTCTCGCGTCCAGCCTTTATCTTGACGCAGTTTGATGATACGATAAGCCAGTTTGGCAGCCGGATCTAATTTAACGGCTTCTTCCAGCGGCTTTTGGTGTGCAGCAGCATAGATCAGATTCGTCATCTTCTTTTTGGTCAGCCCACCCTTAACATGACGGGCAAAGAAATCAAGGTTGTCTTGACCGATTTTTTCACCCAGGTCATTAGTGAGTTTATGCATTGCCTGATAAGAATCATAAGAATTGTCTTTCAGCTCTTCAAAACGGGCTTCCAATCGTTTGCGGATGTCTTTTTTCTTCATGTTAGGTTTCCCCCTCTGAATCAATTAAACTACAGGATATCACTTTATCAAGTTTTTGTAAGCGGTTTATTAAAATTGTTTTTAAAAATCCCATGCCCACTGACATGAGATTCCTTAACCACTGAGGGCTAGCAGCCCCTGCCAAACAATTGTGCTTGGCAATCGCGGAGGTGAGGAATCGAACCCCACAGCTT
This region includes:
- a CDS encoding cation-translocating P-type ATPase, encoding MKEQFYRQTTLQVLERLHATPQGLLTTEAMERLQKNGPNELPQGKKITLWQRIIAQFKDLMILILMAAAVVAAFAGELSDAIIILLVVILNAAFGVFQETKAENAIDALQKMSTPTTRVRRDGQIAQLSSKELVVGDVILLEAGDVIPADVRFLKTQNVKVEEAALTGESVAVTKDEAVIDAESAALGDQHNMGFMNTSMTAGTAEAVVVATGKDTEVGKIAQMLNSAEQTVTPLQRNITHLSKILSVLVLAIAVIIFALGMLTKRETPLDMLLTAISLAVAAIPEGLPAIVTITLALGTQAMAKRHALIRKLQAVETLGATEIIASDKTGTLTKNQMTIEQLMLNGQVTAANDFKIDADSPLTKAMILANDAERGSQKELLGDPTETALWQFYIDKGLDIDEFRNRYPRLNSWPFDSERKLMSVAVNDKLPTLYLKGAVDELLTRADRILDGEQVREMTAADREQILKINHQLAKQALRVLGYAYRPLTDAESQSDDPAAVEQSLIFIGLSGMIDPPRPEVKAAIQEAKEAGIRPLMITGDHKTTARAIAERLGIIEPGDENGAITGQELNELSDQELKDQVAQYSVYARVAPEHKVRIVKAWQAHDKVVAMTGDGVNDAPALKTADIGVGMGITGTEVSKNAADVVLADDNFATIIAAVKEGRKVFANIQKAIQYLLSANLGEVLTLLIMTMMNWSILAPVQILWINLVTDTFPAIALGVEPAEGDVMKHRPRGNQGSFLAHGVGFNIIYQGILEGLLTLGVYALGILYPVHQGSALIHADALTMAYITLGLIQLLHACNCKSLQGTIFKADEFKNRYFNWAVLSSAILLAGTIFIPSLNPVFHTTELNAAQWGIVIGAGVLMVLIVEIVKAVQRRQKH
- a CDS encoding arsenate reductase ArsC → MTKPKIAFICTHNSCRSQIAEALGKKLAGDVFESYSAGTAIKNQINPDAVRLIKKIYGIDMEASGQYNKTLDALPPVDGIVTMGCGVKCPYLPAKWRVDWGLNDPTGQADDEFIKVIKQIEKNILALKDQIKQSLR
- a CDS encoding MFS transporter codes for the protein MQATIQTTVKRSERKIASNILKGSLGNMIEWFDWYVYASFAIYFSGAFFPAHNQTAELLATAGVFAIGFFMRPLGSFVMGRFADRKGRRAALTLSVSIMAAGSLIIALVPTYAQIGIWSPIILIATRLVQGLSLGGEYGTSATYMSEMASPNRRGFYSSFQYVTLIGGQLSALLVQIILQAIYTSQQLYAFGWRIPFAIGAAGAMVVLWLRLSMEESDQFKNSNRNNRQAGTLRLLAHYPKQVLTVVGMTLGGTISFYTYTTYLQQFMINTTGLSKKTAAMINFVALLVMVVLQPLFGHLSDRIGRKPLLIFFGIGGTLCTVPLFTLMAGASTALEALLLMIVGIVIVSGYTSINAIVKAELFPSEIRALGVGMPYGLTVALFGGTVNYIALWLRSIHLESAFFWYVSGAVFISLLVYAFVLKPGSLIDEEMTESTTTD
- a CDS encoding helix-turn-helix transcriptional regulator, translated to MKKKDIRKRLEARFEELKDNSYDSYQAMHKLTNDLGEKIGQDNLDFFARHVKGGLTKKKMTNLIYAAAHQKPLEEAVKLDPAAKLAYRIIKLRQDKGWTRETLSHAAGVPLAELNALEEAKAQTVSLVDLQKLSNTLNGKIKLSFKPEKE